A window of the Cynocephalus volans isolate mCynVol1 chromosome 10, mCynVol1.pri, whole genome shotgun sequence genome harbors these coding sequences:
- the PRX gene encoding periaxin, producing the protein MLFFLEPRNQETRGAGGDAQARRPQRKGESPADICAAPRAGLLLGGGACAQAVAQRQLLHAELKLVLQQKGERKQEPGVQVTPSSAMEARSRSAELPIATPRRRSQELRRAELVEIIVETEAQTGVTGINVAGGGKEGIFVRDLREDSPAARSLSLQEGDQLLSARVFFENFKYEDALRLLQCAEPYKVSFCLKRTVPTGDLALRPGTVAGYEIKGPRAKVAKLNIQSLSPVKKKKMVVVPGALGAPADLAPVDVEFSFPKFSRLRRGLKAEAVKGPVPAAPVRRRLQLPRLRVREVAEEAQAARLAAAAPPPRKAKVEAEVAAGTRFTAPQVELVGPRLLGAEVGVPQVSVPKVVPSAEAAGGFALHLPTLGLGAPAAPAVEPPAIGIQVPQVELPTLPSLPTLPTLPCLETREGAAVVTVPTLDVVVPTVGVDLALPGKEVEARGEVPEVALKMPRLSFPRFGARAKEVAEARVVKVSPEARAKGPRLRMPTFGLSLLEPRPAAPEAVVESKLKLPTIKMPSFGIGVSGPEVKVPKGPEVKLPKAKAADIKLPKVPESALPDVRLPEVQLPKVSEMKLPKVPEMAVPEVRLPEVQLPKVPEMKVPEMKFPEMKLPKVPEMKLPEMKLPKVPEMAVPDVHLPEVQLPKVPEMKVPEMKFPEMKLPKVPEMKLPELKLLEVPEMAVPDVHLPDVQLPKVPEMKLPKMPEMAVPDVHLPDVQLPKVPEMKLPKMPEMAVPDVHLPEVQLPKVAEMKLPKMPEVAVPDVHLPEVQLPKVSEVKLPKVPEMVVPDVHLPEVQLPKVSEVRLPEMQVPKVPDVCLPKAPEVKLLKAPEAQIKTAGAEKAEEMEFGFKMPKMTMPKLGRAGSPSLGKPSAEISGKLVALPCLQPEVGGEARVGIPSLTLPSVEIDLPGAFSLEGQVQAAEVGKVEQAEGPVVAGIGEVGFRVPSVEIVTPRLPTVEVEEGRLEMMEVKVKPSSKFSLPKFGLSGPKMAKAEAEGVGQATKVKVSKFAISLPKARVGTEAEIKGTGEAGLLPALDLSIPQLSLDAHLPTGKVELAGADVKLKGPRFALPKFGVRGRDTEVGELVPGVAELEGKGWSWDGRVKMPKLKMPSFGLVRGKEVEVQGGRISPGGKPESAAGQLKIPEVELVTLGAQEEGRAEEAVAISKMHLSGLQVSTIRQVVTEGHEGGLRVPPLGISLPQVELTGFGETSALGQEAGSAAPSAEGIAAYKVHVPQVTLSLPGAQVAGGELLVGEGVFKMPTVTVPQLELDVGLSREAQAHEAATGEGALRLKLPTLGATAGAEGAEDQPPGAERTFHLSLPDVELSPPAVGSHAEYQVAEGEGDAGHKLKVRLPRFGLVRAKEGVEEGEKAKSPKLRLPRVGFSQSEMVTGEGSPSPEEEEEEGSGEGASGRRGRGRVRLPRVGLAAPSKTCRGQEGEAAPKSPMGEKSPKFRFPRVSLSPKAQGGSGDREEGGFRVRLPSVGFSETGAPGPTRMEGAQAAAV; encoded by the exons ATGTTATTCTTCTTAGAGCCCCGGAACCAGGAGACCCGAGGAGCTGGAGGTGACGCTCAG GCAAGAAGACCCCAGAGGAAGGGCGAGAGCCCTGCAGACATCTGTGCAGCACCTAGGGCTGGGCTCCTGTTAGGAGGGGGTGCCTGCGCCCAGGCAGTG GCTCAGAGGCAGCTGCTCCATGCAGAACTGAAGCTGGTCCTGCagcagaagggagagagaaagcaggagCCTGGGGTCCAGGTGACTCCCAGCAGTGCCATGGAGGCCAGGAGCCGGAGTGCTGAG CTCCCCATAGCGACCCCTCGCCGCCGTTCGCAGGAGCTGAGGCGAGCGGAGTTGGTGGAGATCATCGTGGAGACCGAGGCACAGACCGGAGTCACCGGCATCAACGTAGCGGGCGGCGGCAAAGAAGGAATCTTCGTCCGCGATTTGCGAGAGGATTCACCCGCAGCCAGGAGCCTCAGCCTGCAGGAAG GGGACCAGCTGCTGAGCGCCCGCGTGTTCTTTGAAAACTTCAAGTACGAGGACGCACTACGCCTGCTGCAATGCGCGGAGCCTTACAAGGTCTCCTTCTGCCTGAAGCGCACTGTGCCCACCGGGGACCTGGCGCTGCGGCCCGGGACCGTGGCCGGCTACGAGATCAAGGGCCCGCGGGCCAAGGTGGCCAAGCTG aaCATCCAGAGTCTGTCCCCtgtgaagaagaagaagatggtGGTGGTGCCCGGGGCCCTGGGGGCCCCTGCAGACCTGGCCCCTGTTGACGTCGAGTTCTCCTTTCCCAAGTTCTCCCGTCTGCGTCGGGGCCTCAAAGCTGAGGCTGTCAAGGGTCCTGTCCCAGCCGCCCCTGTCCGCCGGCGCCTCCAGCTGCCTCGGCTGCGTGTACGAGAAGTGGCTGAAGAGGCCCAGGCAGCCCgactggctgctgctgctcctccccCCAGGAAGGCCAAGGTGGAGGCTGAGGTGGCAGCAGGAACCCGTTTCACAGCCCCCCAAGTGGAGTTGGTTGGGCCCCGGCTGCTGGGTGCCGAGGTGGGTGTCCCCCAGGTCTCAGTCCCTAAGGTGGTCCCCTCAGCAGAAGCAGCTGGTGGCTTTGCCCTCCACCTGCCAACCCTTGGTCTAGGAGCCCCAGCTGCACCTGCTGTGGAGCCCCCCGCCATAGGGATCCAGGTTCCCCAAGTGGAGCTGCCCACTTTACCCTCACTTCCCACTCTGCCCACACTTCCCTGCCTGGAGACCCGGGAAGGGGCTGCAGTGGTGACAGTGCCCACCTTGGATGTGGTAGTGCCTACTGTGGGGGTGGACCTTGCCTTGCCAGGCAAAGAGGTGGAGGCCCGTGGAGAGGTGCCTGAGGTGGCCCTGAAGATGCCCCGCCTCAGTTTCCCCCGCTTTGGGGCTCGAGCAAAGGAAGTTGCTGAGGCCAGGGTGGTCAAGGTCAGCCCCGAGGCCAGGGCTAAGGGTCCCAGACTTCGAATGCCCACCTTTGGGCTTTCTCTCCTGGAGCCCCGGCCTGCTGCCCCTGAAGCTGTTGTTGAGAGCAAGCTGAAGCTGCCCACTATCAAGATGCCCTCCTTTGGCATTGGAGTTTCAGGGCCTGAGGTCAAGGTGCCCAAAGGGCCTGAAGTGAAGCTCCCCAAGGCCAAGGCCGCTGATATCAAACTCCCAAAAGTGCCAGAGTCGGCCCTTCCAGATGTGCGACTCCCAGAGGTGCAGCTCCCAAAAGTGTCAGAGATGAAACTCCCAAAGGTGCCGGAGATGGCTGTGCCAGAAGTACGTCTTCCAGAGGTGCAGCTGCCGAAAGTCCCAGAAATGAAAGTCCCTGAGATGAAGTTCCCTGAGATGAAACTCCCAAAGGTGCCTGAGATGAAACTCCCTGAAATGAAACTCCCGAAGGTACCTGAGATGGCTGTACCTGATGTGCACCTCCCAGAGGTGCAGCTGCCGAAAGTCCCAGAGATGAAAGTCCCTGAGATGAAGTTCCCTGAGATGAAACTCCCAAAGGTGCCTGAGATGAAACTTCCTGAATTGAAACTCCTTGAGGTGCCCGAGATGGCTGTACCTGACGTCCACCTCCCAGATGTGCAGCTGCCGAAAGTTCCAGAGATGAAACTCCCGAAGATGCCCGAGATGGCTGTACCTGACGTCCACCTCCCAGATGTGCAGCTGCCGAAAGTTCCAGAGATGAAACTCCCGAAGATGCCCGAGATGGCTGTGCCCGACGTGCACCTCCCAGAAGTGCAGCTACCGAAAGTTGCTGAGATGAAACTCCCGAAGATGCCCGAGGTGGCTGTGCCTGATGTGCACCTCCCAGAGGTGCAGCTTCCAAAAGTCTCAGAGGTGAAACTCCCCAAGGTGCCCGAGATGGTTGTGCCTGATGTGCACCTCCCAGAGGTGCAGCTGCCAAAGGTGTCAGAGGTTCGGCTGCCAGAAATGCAAGTGCCAAAGGTCCCAGATGTGTGTCTTCCAAAGGCACCAGAGGTTAAGCTGCTCAAGGCTCCAGAGGCGCAGATAAAAACTGCTGgggcagagaaagcagaggagaTGGAGTTTGGCTTCAAGATGCCCAAGATGACTATGCCCAAGCTAGGGAGGGCAGGGTCCCCGTCACTAGGCAAGCCAAGTGCTGAGATCTCGGGGAAACTGGTGGCACTTCCCTGTCTGCAGCCAGAGGTGGGTGGTGAGGCTCGTGTGGGTATCCCCTCTCTCACTCTGCCCTCAGTGGAGATAGACCTGCCAGGGGCCTTTAGCCTGGAGGGGCAGGTCCAAGCAGCTGAAGTGGGCAAGGTGGAGCAGGCAGAGGGCCCTGTGGTGGCAGGGATCGGGGAAGTGGGCTTCCGAGTGCCCTCTGTTGAGATCGTCACTCCACGTCTGCCCACAGTGGAAGTTGAGGAAGGGCGGCTAGAGATGATGGAGGTGAAAGTCAAGCCCTCTTCCAAATTCTCCCTGCCCAAGTTTGGACTCTCAGGGCCAAAGATGGCCAAGGCAGAGGCTGAGGGGGTTGGGCAAGCCACCAAGGTGAAGGTGTCCAAGTTTGCCATCTCACTCCCCAAGGCTCGGGTGGGGACCGAGGCTGAGATCAAAGGGACAGGGGAAGCAGGTCTACTGCCTGCCCTTGATCTGTCCATCCCACAGCTCAGCCTGGATGCCCATCTGCCCACAGGCAAGGTGGAACTGGCAGGGGCTGATGTCAAGCTCAAGGGGCCCAGGTTTGCTCTGCCCAAGTTTGGGGTCAGAGGCCGGGACACTGAGGTGGGAGAACTAGTGCCAGGGGTGGCTGAGTTGGAGGGCAAAGGTTGGAGCTGGGATGGGAGGGTAAAGATGCCCAAGCTGAAGATGCCCTCCTTTGGACTGGTTCGAGGGAAGGAAGTGGAAGTCCAGGGTGGGCGCATCAGCCCAGGGGGGAAGCCCGAGTCCGCAGCTGGTCAGCTTAAGATCCCTGAAGTGGAGCTGGTCACGCTGGgggcccaggaggaaggaagggcagaGGAGGCAGTGGCCATCAGCAAAATGCACCTTTCCGGTCTGCAGGTGTCCACAATCAGGCAGGTGGTCACTGAAGGCCATGAAGGGGGGCTGAGAGTGCCTCCACTGGGCATCTCACTGCCCCAGGTAGAGCTGACTGGCTTTGGCGAGACATCTGCCCTCGGGCAGGAGGCTGGGAGTGCAGCCCCTTCAGCAGAAGGAATAGCAGCCTACAAGGTCCACGTGCCTCAAGTGACCCTGTCTCTGCCTGGAGCTCAAGTGGCGGGTGGTGAGCTGTTGGTGGGCGAGGGTGTCTTCAAGATGCCAACTGTGACAGTACCCCAGCTCGAGCTGGACGTGGGGCTGAGCCGTGAGGCGCAGGCTCATGAGGCCGCCACCGGCGAAGGTGCGCTGAGGCTGAAGTTGCCCACACTGGGGGCCACAGCGGGGGCTGAGGGGGCTGAGGACCAGCCCCCAGGGGCTGAGCGCACCTTCCACCTCTCGCTGCCCGATGTGGAGCTCTCGCCACCTGCTGTGGGCAGCCATGCTGAGTACCAGGTGGCAGAGGGTGAGGGGGATGCTGGACACAAGCTCAAGGTGCGGCTGCCCCGGTTTGGCCTGGTGCGGGCCAAGGAGGGGGTTGAGGAGGGTGAAAAGGCCAAGAGCCCAAAGCTCAGGCTGCCTCGAGTGGGCTTCAGCCAAAGTGAGATGGTCACTGGAGAAGGGTCCCCCAgccctgaggaggaggaagaggagggcagTGGGGAAGGGGCCTCAGGACGCCGGGGCAGGGGTCGGGTCCGCTTGCCCCGTGTGGGCCTGGCAGCCCCTTCTAAAACCTGTAGGGGACAGGAGGGTGAGGCAGCCCCCAAGTCCCCTATGGGGGAGAAGTCACCCAAGTTCCGCTTCCCCAGGGTGTCCTTAAGCCCCAAGGcccagggtgggagtggggaccGGGAAGAGGGTGGATTCAGGGTCCGGCTGCCCAGCGTGGGGTTTTCGGAGACGGGGGCTCCAGGCCCCACCAGGATGGAGGGGGCTCAGGCTGCTGCCGTCTGA
- the HIPK4 gene encoding homeodomain-interacting protein kinase 4, whose amino-acid sequence MGTIQSETDCYDIIEVLGKGTFGEVAKGWRRSTGEMVAIKILKNDAYRNRIIKNELKLLRCMRGLDPEEAHVIRFLEFFHDALKFYLVFELLEQNLFEFQKENNFAPLPARHIRTVTLQVLRALARLKELAIIHADLKPENIMLVDQTRCPFRVKVIDFGSASIFSEVRYVKEPYIQSRFYRAPEILLGLPFCEKVDVWSLGCVMAELHLGWPLYPGNNEYDQVRYICETQGLPKPHLLHAARKAHHFFKRNLHPDATNPWQLKSSADYLAETKVCPLERRKYMLKSLDQIETVNGGGGASRLSYSDREVMAEHADLKSMVELIKRMLTWESHERISPSAALRHPFVSMQQLRSAHETTHYYQLSLHGCRLSLQVQSKPPAPVVTATEDGPPYYRLAEEEEAMGIGSVAGRGPFFQEEKVPGMQRAIDQLDDLSLQEAGHGLWGETRADVASNTLAPLKAATSGLRVPDLGPEPILAFYGSRLSGRYKARKPPSGSKSDSNFSNLIRLSQASPEDDGPRRDSGWEEGERCRASAEPPAIPQRDGDGPNIKDMNMDTEKSGSELFDPSSSPGEWLSEPDWTLEGVRGPRAQGLPPRHPHPRGLPRAPSFLQHVGGHH is encoded by the exons ATGGGCACCATCCAGTCGGAGACCGACTGTTATGACATCATTGAGGTGCTGGGCAAGGGCACCTTCGGGGAGGTGGCCAAGGGCTGGCGACGAAGCACAGGCGAGATGGTGGCCATCAAGATCCTCAAGAATGACGCCTACCGCAACCGCATTATCAAGAATGAACTAAAGCTGCTGCGCTGCATGAGGGGCCTGGACCCAGAGGAGGCCCACGTTATCCGCTTCTTGGAGTTCTTCCATGATGCTCTCAAGTTCTACCTGGTCTTTGAGCTGCTAGAGCAAAACCTTTtcgagttccagaaggagaacaACTTTGCGCCCCTCCCTGCCCGCCACATCCGTACAGTCACCCTGCAGGTGCTCAGAGCCCTGGCCCGGCTCAAGGAGCTGGCCATCATCCACGCCGATCTCAAGCCTGAGAACATCATGCTGGTGGACCAGACTCGCTGCCCCTTCAGGGTCAAG GTGATCGACTTCGGCTCGGCCAGCATTTTCAGCGAGGTGCGCTACGTGAAGGAGCCATACATCCAGTCGCGCTTCTACCGGGCCCCCGAGATTCTGCTGGGGCTGCCCTTCTGTGAGAAGGTGGATGTGTGGTCACTGGGCTGTGTCATGGCTGAGCTGCACCTGGGCTGGCCCCTCTACCCGGGTAACAACGAGTACGACCAAGTGCGCTATATCTGTGAGACCCAGGGCCTGCCCAAGCCCCATCTGCTGCATGCTGCCCGCAAGGCCCACCACTTCTTCAAGCGCAACCTCCACCCTGATGCCACCAACCCCTGGCAGCTCAAGTCCTCGGCTGACTACCTGGCTGAGACCAAG GTGTGTCCACTGGAGCGCCGCAAGTACATGCTCAAGTCATTGGACCAGATCGAGACAGTGAATGGCGGTGGAGGAGCCAGTCGGCTGAGCTACTCGGACCGGGAGGTAATGGCCGAGCATGCTGACCTCAAGAGCATGGTAGAGCTGATCAAGCGCATGCTGACATGGGAGTCGCATGAACGCATCAGCCCCAGCGCAGCCCTGCGCCACCCCTTCGTGTCCATGCAGCAGCTGCGCAGCGCCCACGAGACCACTCACTACTACCAGCTCTCTCTGCATGGCTGCCGCCTCTCGCTGCAGGTGCAGAGCAAGCCACCCGCACCCGTTGTGACTGCCACAGAAGATGGGCCCCCTTACTACCGTCTggctgaggaggaggaggcgatGGGCATAGGCAGTGTGGCAGGCAGAGGGCCCTTCTTCCAAGAGGAGAAGGTGCCAGGCATGCAAAGAGCCATCGACCAGCTGGATGACCTGAGTCTGCAGGAGGCAGGCCATGGGCTGTGGGGTGAGACTCGCGCTGATGTGGCCTCTAACACGCTGGCACCACTCAAGGCAGCCACTTCTGGCCTCCGGGTACCTGACCTGGGCCCTGAGCCCATTCTGGCTTTCTATGGCAGCCGCCTGTCTGGCCGCTACAAGGCCCGCAAGCCACCCTCAGGCTCCAAGTCTGACTCCAACTTCAGCAACCTCATCCGGCTGAGTCAGGCCTCACCTGAGGATGATGGTCCCCGCCGGGACAGtggctgggaggaaggagagcGCTGCAGGGCCTCTGCTGAGCCGCCTGCCATCCCACAGCGGGATGGGGATGGGCCCAACATCAAGGATATGAACATGGACACTGAG aagtcaggctctgagctctttGACCCCAGCAGCTCTCCTGGAGAATGGCTGAGTGAGCCAGACTGGACCCTGGAAGGCGTCAGGGGGCCACGGGCTCAAGGGCTCCCACCTCGGCACCCCCACCCACGTGGTCTGCCCCGGGCCCCCAGCTTTCTGCAGCACGTTGGTGGGCACCACTGA